In Rosa chinensis cultivar Old Blush chromosome 1, RchiOBHm-V2, whole genome shotgun sequence, a genomic segment contains:
- the LOC121049966 gene encoding uncharacterized protein LOC121049966, with product MGFVWVFTRSRTEIESENTRERERERERERALGAPTRTPPTREGNPAVAPQSGHPTTVHRLYLLRLCVVYIPVASDYPCTELGRRIDDKKPELFPVTSAIFGDSGHRLAYICSGSTLLLRRRLLRRVWAWFLVRLLPWMRLDLEWELNFEDFWVVHSKTRIPVHHRVLPLVSRKLLRGSSNPYCKSDLLKDSSYPRNRRFATLRVHKRKHWNPGRDSGLYSVSGFLIYYC from the exons ATGGGCTTTGTCTGGGTCTTCACCCG ATCAAGGACAGAGATTGAATCAGAaaacacgagagagagagagagagagagagagagagagagagcgctggGAGCTCCGACCCGGACGCCACCGACCCGAGAAGGAAACCCGGCCGTCGCGCCAcagtccggccaccccacgacggtGCACAGGCTCTATCTCCTTCGtctctgcgtcgtctacatccCAGTAGCCTCGGATTATCCATGCACTGAGCTGGGAAGGAGAATCGACGACAAGAAGCCCGAGCTCTTTCCGGTAACTTCTGCAATTTTCGGTGACTCCGGCCACCGATTGGCTTATATCTG CTCGGGTTCGACGCTATTGCTACGCCGGCGACTTCTCCGACGCGTCTGGGCTTGGTTTCTGGTTCGATTGCTTCCCTGGATGAGGCTTGACCTTGAATGGGAGTTAAACTTTGAAGATTTTTGGGTTGTGCACAGTAAGACTAGGATACCAGTTCATCACCGAGTACTCCCTCTAGTTTCCAGAAAACTGCTGCGAGGGAGTTCAAACCCATACTGCAAATCAGACTTGTTGAAG gactccagttacccgaggaacagaaggttcgcgactctcaGAGTACATAAGAGAAAGcattggaatccaggtagggattcaggactctacTCGGTTAGTGGTTTTCTTATATATTATTGTTAA
- the LOC112182061 gene encoding uncharacterized protein LOC112182061 → MSLIPTSSPPDLNPAASSPTDLIPTSSPPDLNPATSAPIINPLKRPDPTSSPPDLNATSLPTDLNPAKKSKPNIPELREYELPECEMDADVLKLSPEERMRRSWLAFNEELKKNPPPKGVLPDGPKFDPSQPLPKGYAWSSYIPGSGIKSFPIRMHCIGCGLAGDHWTDDCPKKGTEEFKRNLTSIVENYLDETGKKTK, encoded by the exons ATGAGCCTGATCCCCACATCCTCACCACCGGACCTGAACCCAGCCGCATCCTCACCAACGGACCTGATCCCCACATCCTCACCACCGGACCTGAACCCAGCCACATCCGCACCGATCATTAACCCACTCAAGAGGCCGGACCCCACATCCTCGCCACCGGACCTGAACGCCACATCCTTACCAACGGACCTGAACCCAGCCAAGAAATCGAAGCCGAACATCCCCGAGCTACGAGAATATGAACTTCCCGAGTGCGAGATGGATGCCGATGTTCTAAAACTCTCGCCAGAAGAAAGGATGCGAAGGAGCTGGTTGGCCTTTAACGAAG aattgaagaaaaatcCTCCTCCAAAGGGTGTCTTACCCGATGGACCAAAATTCGATCCTTCACAACCTTTACCAAAGGGATATGCATGGAGTTCTTACATCCCTGGGAGTGGAATTAAATCTTTTCCTATTAGGATGCATTGCATTGGCTGTGGCCTGGCTGGAGATCACTGGACTGATGACTGCCCAAAAAAGGGTACTGAAGAGTTCAAGAGGAATTTAACTAGTATTGTCGAGAATTATCTTGATGAGACCGGGAAAAAGACCAAGTAA
- the LOC112175111 gene encoding uncharacterized protein LOC112175111, whose protein sequence is MDLTPPDLNPAKRSRPNSPELPDYAIDIMRHVDINERRLYCKRAEEIKNRWLEGMGKIASSYPKEVLHSGPKFDPSKPLPKGYAWTSYRPKSDHKAFAVKMHCIGCGLGLDHWPDDCPEKGTEEYERNFAILLEPNSDSDDDETETETVTV, encoded by the exons ATGGACCTCACACCACCGGACCTGAACCCAGCCAAGAGGTCGAGGCCAAACAGCCCCGAGCTACCAGATTATGCAATTGATATCATGCGCCATGTAGATATCAATGAACGAAGACTCTATTGCAAAAGGGCAGAGGAGATCAAAAACAGGTGGTTGGAAG GGATGGGGAAAATTGCTTCTTCTTATCCAAAGGAAGTCTTACACAGTGGGCCAAAATTTGATCCTTCAAAACCTTTGCCAAAGGGATATGCATGGACTTCTTACCGCCCTAAGAGTGACCATAAAGCTTTTGCTGTTAAGATGCATTGCATTGGTTGCGGCCTGGGTTTGGATCACTGGCCTGATGACTGCCCAGAAAAGGGTACTGAAGAGTACGAGAGGAATTTCGCCATACTTCTTGAGCCTAATTCTGATTCTGATGATGATGAGACCGAGACCGAGACTGTGACCGTGTAG